A single region of the Salicibibacter cibi genome encodes:
- a CDS encoding ABC transporter ATP-binding protein, with amino-acid sequence MTIAAMQGIVKRYGNELVLDYVDLSIQEGEIVGLLGPNGAGKTTLIHTLLGMIPFDKGSIQLFGSEDKVFSHENKQKMGLVTQELTVFEDLTAKENLEFFAGVYGLRGKERKKRVEEALAFVGLSSNAGKAPAKFSGGMKRRLNIACALTHRPNFLIMDEPTVGIDPQSRNHIMETVKKLREQGTTILYTTHYMEEVQTIASRVVIVDQGQVITEGTVNELIANIQHEEKINIDVSTPGDVPIERLKGLDGVKNVHVEGSTVQIISTVGSGNLDRLLSLIKETSGVVGIQAEKPNLEDVFLTLTGKQLRDGEGEE; translated from the coding sequence ATGACGATTGCAGCGATGCAGGGAATTGTAAAACGATACGGCAATGAACTTGTGTTGGATTATGTTGACCTCTCCATCCAAGAAGGAGAGATTGTTGGCTTGCTCGGACCAAACGGCGCCGGAAAGACAACGTTGATCCATACGCTTCTGGGCATGATTCCGTTCGATAAAGGAAGCATCCAGTTATTCGGCAGTGAAGATAAAGTTTTCAGTCATGAAAACAAGCAAAAAATGGGACTCGTCACACAAGAACTGACGGTGTTTGAAGACCTGACGGCAAAAGAAAACCTGGAATTCTTCGCAGGGGTCTATGGTTTAAGGGGGAAGGAACGGAAAAAGAGAGTAGAAGAAGCGCTCGCATTTGTCGGGCTCTCTTCAAATGCGGGAAAAGCACCGGCAAAATTCTCCGGAGGGATGAAACGGCGACTCAACATCGCCTGTGCCCTCACGCACCGTCCGAACTTTCTCATCATGGATGAGCCAACGGTCGGCATCGATCCGCAATCGAGAAACCACATTATGGAAACTGTCAAAAAACTGCGGGAACAGGGGACGACGATTCTTTATACGACGCATTATATGGAAGAAGTGCAAACGATCGCTTCCCGGGTCGTGATCGTCGACCAGGGTCAAGTCATTACGGAAGGCACGGTAAACGAACTGATCGCGAACATCCAACATGAAGAAAAAATAAACATTGACGTGAGTACGCCCGGTGATGTCCCGATTGAACGTCTCAAAGGTTTAGACGGCGTGAAGAACGTACACGTCGAGGGCAGTACAGTGCAAATCATATCCACCGTCGGATCAGGAAACCTCGACCGTTTGCTTTCACTCATCAAAGAAACGAGCGGAGTTGTCGGTATTCAAGCGGAAAAACCAAACCTGGAAGATGTATTCCTCACCCTTACGGGAAAACAACTTCGTGACGGGGAGGGTGAAGAATGA
- a CDS encoding LLM class flavin-dependent oxidoreductase yields the protein MSNHSKKLKLSILDLATIYNSESASATLQNSVELAQLADRLGYERYWFAEHHNTKFQMSTSPDLLGAHVAAVTKNIRIGSGGIMLPNHSPLKVAENFSLLEALHPNRIDLGIGRAPGTDGLTAVALRRSREAVTGYDFPEQLDELLSYFSGNFSPEHPFKDIRPSAEQLIPDVYMLGSSDGGMRFASENGLGFVFAAHIAPHLAVRMLNAYRDHFKPSLFLQEPKSALAIIVIAADSEEEAEYLAGPAELQWVRWGTGQFTHAPPTLEEAENHVYTPQEEKIRQENRGRFVIGSVEDVAKKLRDLAEKARVDEMMILNMLTEKKTRHRSFELLADAFELN from the coding sequence ATGAGTAATCATTCTAAGAAGCTAAAGCTATCCATCTTAGATTTGGCCACGATTTATAACAGTGAATCCGCATCGGCGACATTGCAAAATTCCGTGGAACTTGCACAACTTGCGGATCGTCTGGGATATGAGCGCTATTGGTTCGCCGAACATCATAATACGAAATTTCAAATGAGTACTTCTCCGGATCTTCTCGGCGCACATGTGGCAGCGGTTACAAAAAACATCCGCATCGGTTCCGGAGGTATTATGCTGCCGAACCACAGTCCGCTGAAAGTAGCGGAAAATTTTTCGTTGCTGGAAGCGTTGCACCCAAATCGCATTGATTTAGGGATTGGACGTGCACCTGGAACGGATGGACTTACGGCTGTGGCATTGCGCCGTTCTCGTGAAGCGGTGACCGGCTATGATTTTCCGGAACAGCTGGATGAATTGCTTTCTTATTTTAGCGGGAACTTCTCGCCGGAACACCCCTTTAAAGACATCCGTCCATCTGCCGAGCAACTGATTCCGGATGTTTACATGCTTGGTTCCAGTGACGGCGGAATGCGATTTGCCTCTGAAAATGGACTTGGTTTCGTGTTTGCCGCACATATTGCGCCGCATTTGGCGGTTCGAATGCTGAACGCTTACAGGGATCACTTTAAACCCTCATTATTTTTGCAAGAACCAAAAAGCGCACTCGCCATCATTGTCATCGCCGCTGATTCGGAAGAAGAAGCTGAGTATCTCGCTGGTCCTGCGGAACTACAATGGGTCAGATGGGGTACCGGGCAATTCACACATGCTCCACCAACCCTTGAGGAAGCGGAGAATCACGTATATACACCTCAAGAAGAAAAAATTCGTCAAGAAAACAGAGGGCGATTCGTCATCGGAAGCGTAGAGGACGTAGCGAAGAAATTAAGAGATCTCGCGGAAAAAGCTCGTGTAGATGAAATGATGATCTTGAACATGCTAACGGAAAAAAAGACCAGGCATCGTTCCTTTGAATTATTGGCCGATGCGTTTGAATTAAATTAA
- a CDS encoding type II toxin-antitoxin system PemK/MazF family toxin — MTYKQGDIILIPFPFSDLTGNKKRPALILNKPNVNKQSLLICMMISSVHRHTSSDIPILEWNEAGLLKPSVVRVNKIFTIDGSMVLKRLGCLNQNDFKPILSKFFSLFE; from the coding sequence ATGACTTATAAACAGGGCGATATCATTTTAATACCTTTTCCCTTCTCAGACTTGACCGGGAATAAGAAACGCCCCGCTTTAATCTTAAATAAGCCTAACGTTAACAAGCAATCCTTGCTAATATGCATGATGATTTCTTCTGTCCATAGGCATACTTCTTCTGATATTCCAATCCTTGAATGGAATGAGGCTGGTCTTTTAAAACCTTCTGTCGTTAGGGTCAATAAAATTTTTACTATCGATGGATCTATGGTACTAAAAAGACTTGGATGTCTAAATCAAAATGATTTCAAACCAATTCTCTCAAAATTTTTCAGTCTATTTGAATAA
- a CDS encoding aldehyde dehydrogenase, with protein MQADLTTVEEAEAILAEHRQFFLTEATKDFSFRIEQLKKLQKTIELHEDEIFSALQADLGKPPFETYLTEIGIILNSINDAIKNVKTWAKPEKVKTPTYMQPSKNYIVNEPYGTVLIIGPFNYPFQLLMEPLVGAMAAGNCVVLKTSEHTPATARLVKEMLADIFDSSYVRVLEGGADTGNALVHTRFDYIFFTGSPRVGKIIMKAASGNLTPFTLELGGKAPAVVHKDADLKKAAERIAWGKFINTGQTCIAPDYVMVHEKAKKRFMKLLKNKINKFYGDDIQNNEDYGRIINEKHFDRLKGILDADRDAVVYGGAHDRADRFIEPTILDIFSREAASMQEEVFGPILPVITFTDIDAAVDDVNAQPKPLAFYLFTENEKLQTKIMERTSYGGGCVNDTIMHVANPHLPFGGVGPSGIGAYHGYYSFQTFSNQKGITNRSTKVRLPFLYPPYKNKLAIAKRMLKLGN; from the coding sequence ATGCAAGCAGATCTAACCACGGTAGAAGAAGCGGAAGCTATACTCGCCGAGCATCGTCAATTTTTTCTGACAGAAGCGACCAAAGATTTTTCTTTTAGAATCGAGCAGTTAAAAAAATTGCAAAAAACGATTGAATTGCATGAGGATGAAATTTTCTCGGCGCTGCAGGCGGATCTTGGAAAACCCCCTTTTGAAACATACTTAACAGAGATCGGAATCATCCTGAACAGCATTAACGATGCCATCAAGAACGTAAAAACATGGGCGAAGCCGGAGAAAGTCAAGACGCCTACTTATATGCAACCGTCAAAAAACTACATTGTAAACGAACCTTACGGAACAGTGCTGATCATCGGTCCGTTCAATTATCCGTTTCAGCTATTGATGGAGCCATTGGTTGGCGCGATGGCTGCCGGAAATTGTGTCGTGTTGAAGACGTCGGAACATACACCGGCAACAGCTCGGCTCGTTAAAGAGATGCTCGCCGACATTTTTGATTCCTCTTATGTTCGGGTGCTTGAAGGGGGAGCGGACACAGGCAATGCTTTGGTCCATACGCGATTCGACTATATTTTTTTTACGGGAAGTCCGAGAGTTGGAAAAATAATAATGAAAGCGGCTTCCGGGAATCTCACGCCATTTACGTTGGAATTAGGCGGCAAAGCGCCGGCCGTCGTCCATAAAGATGCCGACCTGAAAAAAGCGGCGGAACGGATTGCCTGGGGCAAGTTCATCAATACCGGGCAAACGTGCATTGCGCCTGACTATGTGATGGTTCATGAAAAGGCTAAAAAACGCTTCATGAAACTGCTGAAAAATAAAATCAATAAATTTTACGGGGATGATATTCAAAATAATGAAGATTACGGGCGCATCATTAATGAAAAGCATTTTGATCGTTTGAAGGGGATACTCGACGCGGATCGCGATGCAGTGGTATACGGCGGGGCGCACGACCGCGCGGATCGTTTTATCGAACCGACGATTCTCGATATTTTTTCTAGAGAAGCGGCATCGATGCAAGAAGAGGTTTTCGGGCCGATTTTACCTGTCATCACCTTTACGGATATCGACGCGGCCGTCGATGACGTGAATGCCCAACCGAAGCCGCTCGCCTTTTATTTGTTTACCGAAAATGAAAAACTGCAAACGAAGATTATGGAGCGGACGTCGTACGGCGGGGGATGTGTCAATGACACGATCATGCACGTCGCGAACCCTCACTTGCCGTTTGGCGGCGTCGGCCCCTCCGGGATAGGTGCCTATCACGGGTATTACAGCTTCCAAACGTTTAGTAATCAGAAAGGCATCACCAATCGAAGCACGAAAGTCCGGCTTCCGTTCCTGTACCCTCCCTATAAAAACAAATTGGCAATCGCGAAAAGGATGCTGAAATTGGGGAATTGA
- a CDS encoding MOSC domain-containing protein, translating to MGNQLKNIWIKLMKGGPMVPAEEAIFNKGNGIAGNANLGGRRQVTIIEEELWEEMMNELGASLDPMNRRANLLINGVSLKESRGKILHIGENSIEICGETKPCWQMDEVLPGLKDTMFPEWRGGAFGKVLTNGKIRRGDPIELVDKNDNVGG from the coding sequence ATGGGGAATCAACTCAAAAACATCTGGATTAAACTTATGAAGGGAGGACCGATGGTTCCGGCCGAAGAAGCGATTTTCAACAAAGGTAATGGGATCGCAGGCAATGCAAATCTGGGAGGACGCCGTCAGGTGACGATCATTGAAGAGGAGCTGTGGGAAGAAATGATGAACGAGTTGGGGGCTTCTCTTGATCCTATGAATCGACGTGCCAATTTGTTAATCAACGGTGTTTCCCTAAAGGAAAGTCGAGGTAAAATCCTTCATATCGGGGAAAACAGCATTGAGATATGTGGAGAAACAAAACCTTGTTGGCAAATGGATGAGGTACTCCCTGGTTTAAAGGATACGATGTTTCCGGAATGGAGAGGTGGTGCTTTCGGGAAAGTATTGACGAATGGCAAGATTCGACGGGGCGATCCGATCGAACTAGTGGATAAGAATGATAATGTCGGGGGATGA
- the helD gene encoding RNA polymerase recycling motor HelD — MSQEHIDWEKESERLQAVISRVKKKKESLKEESNELKDDVIELRRTFWDDVTVNLDEPDDVIETQASLKQRAELLSERERSHGLLHQQKKTLNKLEESPYFGRIDFTEDGENETEPIYIGIASLMDKNDEEFLVYDWRAPISGMYYDFAPGRAHYPTLDGDVEGDITLKRQYIVRSGKLEGMFDTGLTIGDELLQSLLGQQSSPQMKSIVASIQREQNQVIRNERSKMLIVRGAAGSGKTSAALQRVAYLLYKHREKLDAGNMLLFSPNPLFTRYVSNVLPELGEDNLQQSTLFQHFEKRLPNGWELESPHAHIEYFLSEQVESTRSQGLSVKTDPRFIEHLHDYVVSLSRAGLIFKDLYFRGEVWVSKEQLQDYFYQMASSVSMSDRLEMVAEWLLQMLQITEREERPKAWVDEKMDLLDQETYNQVFEKVAENEGAFNDAVLQEDLLRKLVVRRAVKPLRKQIQTFDVLDAEAMYIQFFRWAGYKVIAEEIAYHFQKKEMHWEDAAPFFYFEDLLKGRPIYADIRHIFIDEAQDYTTIQIRYLQHLFPSSRLTLLGDANQAVHAHTSAGNAPLAEDPAAKEQETITLHRSYRSTQPIVEFTKQLIPNGEQIEAFERPGPIPEMKQLENEAQHNRYVGTLAKQLEESELGMVAIVTKTFAESEKIWGQLEKAGRDVQLIHEQTSEFKAALLVLPVYLAKGIEFDAVVVSDASAANYHRERDRYLLYTACTRAMHGLYLCANGAFSPFITGSAYKHYIQG; from the coding sequence GTGAGTCAGGAACATATCGATTGGGAAAAAGAGAGTGAACGGTTGCAGGCCGTCATTTCCCGTGTGAAAAAGAAAAAAGAATCATTAAAAGAAGAAAGCAATGAGCTGAAAGATGATGTCATCGAGCTTCGGCGCACGTTTTGGGATGATGTGACCGTTAACCTTGATGAGCCGGATGATGTCATTGAAACGCAAGCAAGCCTGAAGCAACGCGCCGAGTTGCTGAGTGAACGTGAGCGCAGCCACGGGCTTCTTCATCAACAAAAAAAGACATTGAATAAATTAGAAGAAAGTCCTTATTTTGGCCGAATCGATTTCACAGAAGACGGGGAAAACGAAACGGAACCGATTTATATCGGCATCGCTTCGTTGATGGATAAAAACGATGAAGAATTTCTCGTTTACGATTGGCGTGCACCAATTTCCGGCATGTATTACGACTTTGCGCCAGGGCGTGCCCATTACCCGACGTTAGACGGAGATGTAGAGGGCGACATCACCCTGAAGCGACAATACATTGTAAGAAGCGGAAAGCTTGAAGGAATGTTTGATACCGGACTGACGATTGGCGATGAGCTTTTACAATCATTGCTCGGCCAGCAATCGTCCCCGCAAATGAAGAGCATCGTCGCCTCGATCCAACGGGAACAAAACCAAGTGATCCGCAATGAACGAAGCAAAATGCTCATCGTACGCGGAGCCGCGGGAAGCGGGAAAACATCAGCGGCGCTGCAGCGCGTGGCTTATCTCCTGTATAAGCACCGGGAAAAGTTGGATGCCGGGAATATGTTGTTATTTTCGCCAAATCCGCTGTTTACCCGTTATGTTTCCAACGTCCTTCCGGAACTGGGGGAAGATAACCTGCAGCAGTCAACGCTCTTTCAACATTTTGAAAAACGGTTGCCGAACGGTTGGGAGTTGGAAAGTCCCCACGCCCATATTGAATATTTTTTATCCGAACAGGTTGAATCGACCCGCTCCCAAGGCTTGTCGGTGAAAACGGACCCTCGTTTCATCGAACATCTTCACGATTATGTAGTCTCGCTCTCCCGCGCCGGTCTTATTTTTAAAGATCTTTATTTTCGCGGAGAGGTATGGGTGTCAAAGGAGCAACTTCAGGACTATTTTTATCAAATGGCGTCGTCCGTGTCGATGTCTGACCGTCTGGAAATGGTGGCCGAATGGCTGCTCCAAATGTTGCAAATCACCGAAAGAGAAGAAAGGCCGAAAGCCTGGGTCGATGAGAAAATGGATCTGTTGGATCAAGAGACGTACAACCAGGTGTTTGAAAAGGTAGCAGAGAATGAGGGGGCATTCAACGATGCCGTATTGCAAGAGGATTTATTGCGAAAGCTCGTCGTTCGTCGCGCAGTAAAACCGCTGAGAAAACAAATTCAAACCTTCGACGTTCTGGATGCGGAAGCGATGTATATCCAGTTTTTCCGGTGGGCAGGGTATAAAGTGATTGCCGAGGAAATCGCGTATCATTTTCAAAAAAAGGAGATGCACTGGGAGGATGCCGCGCCTTTTTTCTATTTTGAAGACCTGTTAAAAGGAAGGCCAATCTACGCGGATATCCGCCATATTTTCATCGATGAAGCCCAGGACTATACGACGATCCAAATCCGTTATCTGCAGCATTTGTTTCCATCAAGCCGGCTGACGTTGCTTGGCGATGCCAATCAAGCGGTGCACGCGCATACAAGCGCGGGGAATGCGCCACTGGCAGAGGATCCGGCTGCAAAAGAACAGGAAACGATCACGTTGCATCGGAGTTATCGTTCTACGCAACCGATCGTTGAATTTACGAAGCAGTTGATTCCGAATGGCGAACAGATCGAGGCTTTTGAACGGCCGGGGCCGATCCCGGAGATGAAGCAGCTGGAAAATGAGGCGCAGCATAATCGCTATGTGGGCACGCTTGCCAAGCAACTCGAAGAAAGCGAATTGGGCATGGTGGCGATTGTGACGAAGACGTTCGCGGAAAGTGAAAAGATATGGGGGCAGTTGGAAAAGGCAGGGCGGGACGTGCAACTTATTCATGAACAGACGTCTGAGTTTAAAGCGGCACTGCTCGTATTGCCCGTCTATCTCGCGAAAGGGATTGAATTTGATGCGGTGGTCGTCAGTGATGCGTCTGCGGCAAATTATCATCGCGAGCGGGACCGTTACTTGCTTTATACAGCCTGCACGCGCGCGATGCATGGATTGTATCTATGTGCGAATGGTGCGTTTTCTCCTTTTATTACGGGGAGTGCCTATAAGCATTATATTCAAGGATAG
- a CDS encoding potassium channel family protein, with product MKEQFVVLGLGRFGQSVTKTLVDNGKDVLAIDKDEQIVQEVTPYVTHAVQIDATDETALEQLGLHKFSHAIVGIGEDLQSSILTTLILKELNIAEITAKAKDDHHGKVLSKIGADNIVFPERDMGERLGNLLSSSDLIDYLELSSEYNMAEIRAPKAMDGCTLQKLNINKTYGCIIMAIKDEDEEVNISPHIEDEIHHGDILTIIGKHKDIKRLQKDYREKGKTK from the coding sequence GTGAAAGAACAATTTGTTGTTCTCGGGCTTGGGCGGTTCGGTCAAAGTGTAACCAAAACACTGGTTGATAATGGGAAAGATGTTTTAGCGATTGATAAAGATGAACAAATCGTACAAGAGGTCACGCCTTATGTCACCCATGCCGTTCAGATCGATGCGACTGACGAGACAGCCTTAGAACAATTAGGTTTACATAAATTTTCCCATGCTATTGTTGGGATCGGTGAAGATTTACAGTCCAGTATTTTAACAACATTAATTCTTAAGGAACTGAATATCGCTGAGATTACGGCTAAAGCCAAGGATGATCATCACGGGAAAGTGCTCAGTAAAATCGGTGCTGACAATATTGTTTTTCCGGAACGAGATATGGGAGAGCGATTAGGGAACTTGTTGAGCTCCAGTGATCTTATCGATTATCTGGAACTTTCATCGGAGTACAACATGGCTGAAATACGAGCACCTAAGGCCATGGATGGATGCACCCTCCAAAAATTAAACATCAATAAGACGTATGGGTGTATTATTATGGCCATCAAGGATGAAGACGAAGAGGTTAATATTTCGCCTCACATTGAAGATGAAATCCATCACGGCGATATTCTTACAATTATCGGTAAACATAAAGATATCAAGCGGCTCCAAAAAGATTACCGGGAAAAAGGCAAAACGAAGTAG
- a CDS encoding TrkH family potassium uptake protein, which yields MRPQKKAIRFSPPQWIVFGFITLIFIGTILLALPQSSADGESVGFIDALFMAVSAVCVTGLAVLEPGGDFSYLGQTIILVLVQLGGLGFMIFGVTVAILVGKVMGMKYRLLLQPTTNTFSARGISRLAMTILLLALALEAVTVLILTIHWSGEMGWAEAAYSALFHSVMAFNNAGFTLFDNSMEDYLGDPLVNLSLSGLFIIGGLGFMVLVDLYRQRSLKKLSLHSKLVLVTSGTLLLGGFFFLFVVELFNPATEGLSLTERLLAAYFQSATPRSAGFNTFDIGSMLVVSQFFIIVLMFIGASTGGTGGGIKTNTFAIIVLATINTFRSGHQVHAFHRKIALETVMRALAVVMSSLAWIVGTTLLLSITEGLHDVHFLTTLFDVVSGFSTTGLSMGLTEELSPIGKVIMMITMFVGRLGPLTLAYLLTYKQRPSRINYPEDKVLIG from the coding sequence ATGCGTCCGCAGAAAAAAGCCATTCGTTTCAGTCCGCCTCAGTGGATTGTTTTTGGTTTCATAACCCTCATTTTCATTGGCACGATTTTGCTGGCTCTTCCGCAATCCTCCGCCGATGGAGAGAGCGTCGGTTTTATAGATGCCTTATTTATGGCGGTTTCTGCTGTATGCGTAACAGGTCTTGCAGTATTGGAGCCCGGCGGGGATTTTTCATACTTGGGGCAAACGATCATCCTCGTTCTCGTACAATTGGGCGGGCTTGGTTTTATGATTTTCGGGGTAACGGTTGCCATCTTGGTTGGAAAAGTGATGGGGATGAAATACCGCCTACTTCTTCAACCCACCACCAATACGTTTTCCGCACGTGGCATTTCCAGATTGGCGATGACGATTCTGCTTCTGGCCTTGGCTTTAGAAGCCGTAACAGTCCTTATTCTAACAATCCATTGGAGTGGTGAAATGGGTTGGGCAGAGGCTGCTTATTCCGCTCTTTTTCATTCAGTGATGGCCTTTAATAACGCAGGATTCACGCTTTTTGACAACAGTATGGAAGATTATCTTGGGGATCCTCTTGTGAATCTGAGCTTATCTGGACTTTTTATTATCGGCGGCCTGGGTTTTATGGTTCTAGTTGATTTATACCGGCAACGTTCGTTAAAGAAGCTGTCTTTACACTCCAAGCTTGTTCTCGTTACATCAGGAACGCTTTTGCTCGGAGGGTTTTTCTTTCTTTTCGTTGTCGAACTTTTTAATCCGGCAACCGAAGGATTATCATTAACCGAACGTTTATTAGCTGCTTATTTTCAAAGTGCTACCCCTAGGAGTGCAGGGTTTAACACGTTTGATATTGGGAGTATGCTTGTCGTTTCCCAATTTTTCATTATCGTCCTCATGTTTATCGGCGCTTCTACCGGTGGTACGGGTGGAGGCATAAAAACCAATACATTTGCCATTATTGTACTTGCGACGATCAATACGTTTAGGAGTGGTCATCAGGTCCATGCGTTCCATCGAAAAATAGCATTGGAGACGGTTATGCGCGCACTTGCAGTCGTGATGAGCTCTTTAGCGTGGATTGTTGGAACCACTTTGTTACTATCGATCACGGAGGGACTACATGATGTCCACTTCCTCACGACGTTATTTGATGTCGTCTCCGGTTTTAGCACGACAGGTTTGTCCATGGGTTTAACAGAAGAGCTTTCGCCTATCGGTAAAGTAATTATGATGATCACTATGTTTGTCGGACGATTAGGCCCTTTAACGCTGGCTTACTTGCTGACCTACAAACAAAGACCAAGTCGCATCAATTATCCTGAAGATAAAGTGCTTATTGGCTAG
- a CDS encoding YolD-like family protein — protein sequence MREYLQRGNKLWEGSRMFLPQHKQALLDHKKEQQKVKKPELDEQELEELNQTFHMALANKAPVTFTYYQEGQFSELVGYIDGFLRDRKELRIIDQSQQIHILKTDSIVALK from the coding sequence ATGAGGGAATATTTACAGCGGGGGAATAAGTTGTGGGAAGGTTCCAGGATGTTTCTTCCTCAACATAAGCAGGCTTTATTAGATCATAAGAAAGAGCAACAAAAGGTGAAAAAACCGGAGCTGGATGAACAGGAATTGGAAGAATTGAATCAAACCTTTCACATGGCCTTGGCTAACAAGGCGCCTGTAACATTTACGTACTATCAAGAAGGGCAATTTTCGGAGCTTGTTGGTTACATTGACGGTTTTCTTAGGGATCGTAAGGAATTACGCATCATTGACCAATCTCAACAAATCCACATATTGAAAACTGATAGTATTGTGGCACTGAAATAA
- a CDS encoding DNA polymerase IV, with translation MKNKVIFLVDMESFYVSVEKADHLELNNRPVIVSGDPERRSGVVLAACSVAKKHGVKNASRLGEAQLKCPNAVVIRPRMQKYLEVSLQITNVLERFTDQVEPYSIDEQFLDVTGSQNLLGLPWEMAKNIQEIIKKETQIQARVGIGPNKFLAKMACEGFAKKNASGIFELNANNMKQFMWTLPIDKMHGVGERMSEHLCKMGMRTIGDLATYPLSTLKKRWGIPGQVLWETANGIDASPVIADSHSNQKAIGHAMTLPRDYSSKSDIKVVLLELCEEVCRRARSASVMGRTVSISVHGANVGSPTGFHRQVTLLNTTNNTMDVYRTALELFERFWDCVPIRRISAGLSNLCSADSVQLDLFNNVIRKRDLDYTVDSIKNRFGDAAIVHASSLTDAGQAYHRAATIGGHYK, from the coding sequence ATGAAAAATAAAGTAATCTTTCTTGTCGATATGGAATCCTTTTACGTCAGTGTTGAAAAGGCTGACCACCTAGAATTGAACAATCGACCTGTCATTGTATCAGGAGACCCCGAGCGCAGAAGTGGCGTAGTTCTTGCGGCTTGCTCTGTGGCAAAAAAGCATGGTGTTAAAAACGCATCGAGATTAGGTGAAGCCCAATTGAAATGTCCCAACGCTGTGGTAATACGCCCAAGAATGCAAAAGTATCTTGAGGTGTCTTTGCAAATCACCAATGTTCTTGAACGATTTACGGATCAGGTTGAACCATACTCTATTGACGAACAATTTTTGGATGTAACGGGTTCGCAAAACCTCTTGGGTCTTCCTTGGGAAATGGCGAAGAACATTCAAGAAATTATCAAGAAAGAGACTCAAATCCAGGCAAGGGTGGGCATAGGTCCCAATAAATTTCTTGCAAAAATGGCCTGTGAAGGTTTTGCTAAAAAGAATGCCTCAGGGATTTTTGAATTAAACGCCAACAATATGAAACAATTTATGTGGACCTTACCCATTGATAAAATGCACGGTGTCGGAGAGCGGATGAGCGAACATTTATGCAAAATGGGAATGCGTACCATAGGGGATTTGGCCACCTATCCTTTATCCACCTTGAAGAAAAGGTGGGGGATCCCCGGTCAAGTGCTTTGGGAGACAGCAAACGGAATCGATGCTTCCCCTGTTATTGCAGATTCGCACAGCAACCAAAAGGCTATTGGCCATGCGATGACGTTACCTCGAGACTACTCTTCAAAATCAGATATTAAAGTGGTATTGCTTGAATTGTGTGAAGAAGTTTGTCGTCGGGCTCGCTCTGCTAGTGTTATGGGAAGGACGGTTTCAATCAGTGTGCACGGGGCAAACGTTGGCTCTCCAACCGGATTTCACAGACAGGTCACATTATTGAATACAACGAATAACACGATGGATGTGTACCGTACAGCTTTGGAGTTATTCGAGCGCTTTTGGGATTGCGTGCCTATCCGTAGAATTAGTGCGGGGTTATCCAATCTTTGCAGTGCCGACAGTGTGCAGCTTGATTTGTTCAACAATGTGATTCGAAAAAGAGATCTTGATTACACGGTGGATAGCATTAAAAATCGGTTTGGAGACGCTGCGATTGTACATGCCTCATCATTGACCGATGCCGGTCAAGCATATCATAGAGCTGCCACGATAGGAGGACACTATAAATGA